In Priestia aryabhattai, the DNA window GGTTATTGCGGAAAATGTTCACAATCTTTATTTGCCTTAGTAAACGGAGAGATTGTTACGGCGGAAACACCTGAGCAGCTAGTAGATAATATCTACATTCATTTAGAAGAAAACCCAATGTTTTAAACTATCCCCGCTGTCGTATCCCTTTTTATCAGGAGATGGACAAGAGGCTAATAGAATAGATGATGTAAGCACGGCTAGTTTTACCGTGCTTTTTATGCATTTTTGAGCAAATATCTGCGCTTTAACCATCCTCTTTGCAATCATAATGCTTATTTTGTTTTTTAATACTCCAAAGGAGGACAAAATAAAAAACCCCTTAATCTTTATGATTAAGGAGCTAAAAAACGGGGGATGATATTATTGTGTACAAAAGAGAATCACTTTATACTAGAGCTACATAAAAAAATAATGGGTGATAAAATGAAAAATTTTCAGTTTACAAAAATGCATGCGCTTGGCAACAACTATATCTACGTAAATATGTTTGAAGAACATATAGAAGAGCAAGAGTTAGCGCCGCTTGCTGTAAAAGTCTCAAATGTTTATACGGGAATCGGATCGGATGGAATGATTCTTATTTGTCCATCTGAACGTGCAGATGTGAAAATGCGCGTATTTAATAATGACGGCTCTGAAGCAAAAAACTGCGGAAACGGTTTAAGATGTGTAGCTAAATATTCATATGAACATAATTTAGTAACAAGC includes these proteins:
- a CDS encoding YuzB family protein; translation: MIQPIIEFCVSNLASGSQTALEKLEKDPNLDIIEYGCLGYCGKCSQSLFALVNGEIVTAETPEQLVDNIYIHLEENPMF